Proteins encoded within one genomic window of Odocoileus virginianus isolate 20LAN1187 ecotype Illinois chromosome 2, Ovbor_1.2, whole genome shotgun sequence:
- the FBXO48 gene encoding F-box only protein 48: MKKNSKRNHASRISDIELNSVDAEKEKKECQNNFVELLPPEVTFKIFSQLDIRSLCRASVTCRSWNHAIRHSDSLWKPHCLTVRAVCQREIDDDLESGYPWRVILLRNYQKSKVKHEWLTGRYSNICSPVSLPEKIMYPMDADTWGEILEAELER, encoded by the exons ATGAAGAAAAACTCCAAGAGAAACCACGCTTCAAGAATTTCTGACATAGAATTGAACTCTGTGgatgctgaaaaggaaaaaaaagagtgtcaaaataattttgttgAACTGCTGCCTCCagaagttacttttaaaattttcagtcagCTAGACATCCGGAGCTTGTGCAGGGCTTCGGTGACATGCAGGAGCTGGAATCATGCAATAAGACACAGCGACTCCTTGTGGAAACCTCACTGCCTGACTGTAAGAGCTGTCTGTCAAAGAGAGATAGATGACGATCTAGAGAGTGGTTATCCCTGGAGG GTCATACTACTGAGGAATTACCAGAAGAGTAAAGTGAAACATGAGTGGCTAACTGGCAGATACAGCAACATATGTTCTCCTGTCAGCCTACCAGAAAAAATCATGTACCCAATGGATGCAGACACTTGGGGGGAAATTCTAGAAGCAGAATTGGAAAGATAA